One region of Dissulfurirhabdus thermomarina genomic DNA includes:
- a CDS encoding double-cubane-cluster-containing anaerobic reductase, translating into MGGDYDEMWRGLGLDLPAHERLLELLGGYYREVYLSQADRPRAMAYLDAVMADIHGGRVRELQAARAEGRKVVGTFCVFVPEELVLAAGAACVGLCAGAEVGFAEAERLLPRNTCPLVKSFFGFRLARLCPFMAACDLLVGETTCDGKKKAYELLADLAPTYVMEVPQAKRSADRALFREEVRRLAEALEALTGRRITAEGLARAVRLVNRRRRALQRLARLRGADPAPISGRDALLVNQVAFYDDPERFTGAVEALCDELEARVAAGRGVAPAGTPRLLVAGAPMAVPNWKVPHVVEGAGAVIVGEESCIGERHTRDLVDEAAADLDALLDALVDRYLRIDCACFTPNDDRLDHVVEMVRRTRADGVVHFALQFCQPYAIEAARVRDRLDREGIPMLRIETDYSMEDVDALATRIEAFVETLG; encoded by the coding sequence ATGGGCGGCGACTACGACGAGATGTGGCGCGGGCTCGGCCTGGACCTTCCCGCCCACGAACGGCTCCTCGAGCTCCTCGGCGGCTATTACCGGGAGGTCTACCTCTCCCAGGCCGACCGGCCCCGGGCCATGGCCTACCTGGACGCCGTCATGGCGGACATCCACGGCGGGCGGGTCCGGGAGCTCCAGGCGGCCCGGGCCGAGGGCCGGAAGGTGGTGGGCACCTTCTGCGTCTTCGTGCCCGAGGAACTGGTTCTGGCCGCGGGCGCGGCGTGCGTGGGCCTGTGCGCGGGGGCGGAGGTCGGCTTCGCGGAGGCCGAGCGGCTTCTCCCCCGCAACACCTGCCCCCTGGTGAAGTCCTTCTTCGGCTTCCGCCTCGCCCGGCTCTGCCCGTTCATGGCCGCCTGCGATCTCCTGGTGGGGGAGACCACGTGCGACGGCAAGAAGAAGGCCTACGAGCTGCTGGCCGACCTCGCCCCCACCTACGTCATGGAGGTCCCCCAGGCGAAGCGCTCCGCCGACCGGGCCCTCTTCCGGGAGGAAGTCCGGCGCCTGGCGGAGGCCCTCGAGGCCCTCACCGGCCGCCGCATCACCGCCGAGGGGCTCGCCCGGGCCGTCCGCCTCGTCAATCGGCGCCGCCGGGCGCTCCAGCGGCTGGCCCGGCTCCGGGGCGCCGACCCGGCCCCCATCAGCGGCCGCGACGCCCTCCTGGTGAACCAGGTGGCCTTCTACGACGACCCGGAGCGCTTCACCGGCGCGGTGGAGGCCCTCTGCGACGAGCTTGAGGCACGGGTGGCCGCCGGGCGGGGCGTGGCACCGGCCGGGACGCCGCGCCTCCTGGTGGCCGGGGCCCCCATGGCCGTCCCCAACTGGAAGGTGCCCCACGTGGTGGAGGGGGCCGGCGCCGTGATCGTGGGGGAGGAGAGCTGCATCGGGGAGCGCCACACCCGGGACCTCGTGGACGAGGCCGCCGCGGACCTCGATGCCCTCCTCGACGCCCTGGTGGACCGCTACCTGCGGATCGACTGCGCCTGCTTCACCCCCAACGACGACCGCCTGGACCACGTGGTGGAGATGGTCCGCCGGACCCGCGCCGACGGGGTCGTCCACTTCGCCCTCCAGTTCTGCCAGCCCTACGCCATCGAGGCCGCGCGGGTCCGGGACCGGCTCGACCGGGAAGGGATTCCCATGCTGCGGATCGAGACGGACTACTCCATGGAGGACGTGGACGCCCTGGCGACCCGGATCGAGGCCTTCGTCGAGACCCTGGGGTGA
- a CDS encoding acyl-CoA dehydratase activase gives MGRRGVDAVGIDVGSRTVEVVAVAAGAVRVRRRAETAFDYLDQVRRMLSDLDFRSALATGYGRHLVAKELGIGAVTEIRAHAAGAAVLRPGARAVLDIGGQDTKAMTLGPGGRVLRFEMNDRCAAGTGRFFEVTAQSLGCPLEDFGALALSGADTVAISSMCTVFAETEVVALRSRGVPAADVARALVASVAGRAAAMLRRVGAAGEVVFTGGVARNRAMAEVLAGVAGLPVWVPPEPDFTGALGAALLAARPRPGKVDPVPPRDEAARNGPPGTRCGEPGG, from the coding sequence ATGGGGCGGCGGGGCGTGGACGCCGTGGGCATCGACGTGGGCTCCCGCACCGTGGAGGTGGTGGCGGTGGCGGCGGGGGCGGTCCGCGTCCGCCGCCGGGCGGAGACCGCCTTCGATTACCTGGACCAGGTGCGGCGGATGCTTTCGGACCTCGACTTCCGGTCGGCCCTGGCCACGGGGTACGGCCGGCACCTGGTGGCCAAGGAACTCGGCATCGGCGCCGTCACCGAGATCCGGGCCCACGCCGCGGGCGCGGCCGTCCTGCGGCCCGGGGCCCGGGCGGTGCTCGACATCGGCGGCCAGGACACCAAGGCCATGACCCTCGGGCCCGGGGGGCGGGTGCTCCGGTTCGAGATGAACGACCGCTGCGCCGCCGGGACGGGCCGGTTCTTCGAGGTGACGGCCCAGTCCCTCGGCTGCCCGCTGGAAGACTTCGGGGCGCTCGCCCTCTCCGGGGCCGATACCGTGGCCATCAGCAGCATGTGCACCGTCTTCGCCGAGACCGAGGTGGTGGCCCTCCGGAGCCGAGGCGTGCCCGCGGCGGACGTGGCCCGCGCCCTGGTGGCCTCGGTGGCGGGGCGGGCGGCGGCCATGCTCCGGCGCGTGGGGGCGGCGGGGGAGGTGGTCTTCACCGGCGGGGTGGCCCGGAACCGCGCCATGGCGGAGGTGCTTGCCGGGGTCGCGGGGCTCCCGGTCTGGGTGCCCCCCGAGCCGGACTTCACCGGCGCCCTCGGGGCGGCGCTGCTGGCCGCGCGGCCCCGTCCCGGGAAGGTGGACCCGGTCCCGCCCCGGGATGAAGCGGCCCGGAACGGGCCGCCGGGCACACGGTGCGGCGAACCCGGGGGATGA
- a CDS encoding selenium metabolism-associated LysR family transcriptional regulator — MRQVQVFLAVWRLRSFSRAAEAVHLTQPTVSGHIAALEDHLGARLFDRSGREVTPTKAGALFYPYARQIWRLQGQAEREMALFAGQEKGTLEIGGSNIPGQYILPGLIGAFRRTRPKVGISLTVGDTRSITAAVAEGDLELGVVGARLNRSELHYESFLEDRLVLVVPPDHPLADAPRVTPDDLARFPVVTRERGSGTRIAAERALEQAGDVIRRLEVVAELGSTEAVRQAVKAGLGCAVVSRRAVEDDVRNGLLAIREIDGVDLRRRFFLVRHRKRTLSPVAEAFYDFLLRRREG; from the coding sequence ATGCGCCAGGTCCAGGTCTTCCTCGCCGTCTGGCGCCTCAGGAGCTTCAGCCGCGCGGCCGAGGCGGTCCATCTCACCCAGCCCACGGTGAGCGGCCACATCGCCGCCCTGGAGGACCACCTCGGCGCCCGCCTCTTCGACCGGTCCGGCCGCGAGGTCACCCCCACCAAGGCCGGCGCCCTCTTCTACCCCTATGCCCGGCAGATCTGGCGCCTCCAGGGCCAGGCGGAACGGGAGATGGCCCTCTTCGCGGGCCAGGAGAAGGGCACGCTCGAGATCGGCGGCAGCAACATCCCCGGCCAGTACATCCTTCCCGGGCTGATCGGGGCCTTCCGGCGCACCCGGCCCAAGGTGGGCATCAGCCTCACCGTGGGCGACACCCGGTCCATCACCGCCGCGGTGGCCGAGGGGGACCTGGAGCTGGGCGTGGTGGGGGCCCGGCTGAACCGGTCGGAACTCCACTACGAGTCCTTCCTCGAGGACCGCCTCGTCCTGGTGGTGCCGCCGGACCACCCCCTGGCCGATGCCCCCCGGGTCACCCCGGACGATCTTGCGCGGTTCCCCGTGGTCACCCGGGAGCGGGGCTCCGGCACCCGGATCGCCGCCGAGCGGGCCCTGGAACAGGCCGGCGACGTCATCCGCCGGCTGGAGGTGGTGGCCGAGCTCGGCAGCACCGAGGCGGTCCGCCAGGCGGTCAAGGCGGGGCTGGGCTGCGCCGTGGTCTCGCGGCGGGCCGTGGAGGACGACGTCCGAAACGGCCTCCTCGCGATCCGGGAGATCGACGGCGTCGATCTCCGGCGGCGGTTTTTCCTGGTACGCCACCGCAAGCGCACCCTCTCCCCGGTGGCCGAGGCCTTCTACGACTTCCTCCTCCGTCGGCGGGAGGGATGA